In Candida dubliniensis CD36 chromosome 6, complete sequence, the following are encoded in one genomic region:
- a CDS encoding conserved hypothetical protein (possibly Candida-specific) has translation MSFDILSRCYLNTLKQFRLLLPARSLSSTTTTTTTTTTSLPTSKEKIIYKLTDQQVKKYYYLIKMIDHQHSYLINDNTGTTTSTTTTSGDLKLFDKINSEWKHKSQSDRNRLKEAFENIIYDMNQHKSIEIITDTDTNNNKKDIKCQEFHIMQYKYNQNQATGAIFSRKKLSINSILKYFIYSEINNTYGNGSKICFYEQDNNTKLKIINEIKRKRWVKLSSIQKNELMKQYNDLIMKGYEIDEKNDYQLIKINHDNFNIMRKVGEDDCFPITTTTTTTTTTKEGGGGNKVKYNTKWPTLIIKHNLTTGYCKIDGVSLLDGCDYYLWKNLFNQNIYDYEKYQIFKQKWMELTPMEQFQYQQEYTNILKSGKILLFGELQSITPKLIEESNVIKIKYSSIWGEQFKSITYKTCKTCKTSKTPIKLDNLRFLINQTVGNIIIIGKNKNNNKNFDYAWNYYFAKRLNQLQLNGITRINAINDNHQLIIIKQEWENMTQEEKSKIDIEYENLLLSGKDYLNGEIVTIKKKLSSMMMMMMMKKKNNNQGINLIDEIFGQDLVIPSKSRRGPGGYKVKTSIPVLIDQKSGKGILLDKIDLVYAYNYYFGLKLNKLKLGNDYDCEGNLNRNHHTVDNISQIENQWILMSEKDKLKYKSDYESLLRDGKDMLHGEIVSLWEKFSANKTISSKKISGQGLKRALFPKSNIDFTVKLISNDDDINKGIDKKFVLFGELSDNKLYQYYKYHRLQEESITNMENHLQTLQAIKSEWDEMNEQDKQEIRKAYELLLISGKDIKNNELIDIDIVS, from the coding sequence ATGTCATTTGACATATTATCAAGATGTTATTTGAATACTTTGAAACAATTCAGGCTACTACTACCTGCAAGATCATTAtcctcaacaacaacaacaacaacaacaacaacaacctcGCTACCCACTTCAAAGGAAAAGATCATATATAAATTGACTGATCAACAAGtgaagaaatattattatctaataaaaatgattgatcatcaacatctgtatttaatcaatgataatactggtactactactagtactactactacttctggtgatttgaaattatttgataagATAAATTCAGAATGGAAACATAAATCCCAATCAGATCGAAATAGATTAAAAGAagcatttgaaaatattatttatgaTATGAATCAacataaatcaattgaaatcattACTGATACTGATactaataacaacaaaaaagatattaaaTGTCAAGAATTTCATATAATgcaatataaatataatcaaaatcaagCTACTGGAGCTATATTTAGTAGGAAAAAATTATCtataaattcaatacttaaatatttcatttattcTGAAATTAATAACACATATGGAAATGGGAgtaaaatttgtttttatgaacaagataataatacaaaattgaaaattattaatgaaataaaacGGAAACGATGGGTTAAACTTTCATCtatacaaaaaaatgaacttatgaaacaatataatgatttaataatgaaaggatatgaaattgatgaaaaaaatgattatcaattaattaaaataaatcatgataattttaatataatGAGGAAAGTTGGAGAAGATGATTGTTTCcctattactactactactactactacaaccacaacaaaagagggtggtggtggtaataaAGTGAAATATAACACTAAATGGCCAactttaataattaaacaTAATTTAACTACAGGATATTGTAAAATTGATGGAGTATCATTATTAGATGGAtgtgattattatttatggaaaaatttatttaatcaaaatatatatgattatgaaaaatatcaaattttcaaacaaaaatggATGGAATTAACTCCAATggaacaatttcaatatcaacaagaatataccaatattttgaaatcaggTAAAATATTACTTTTTGGGGAATTACAATCAATTACaccaaaattaattgaagaatcaaatgttataaaaattaaatattcatcaatatggggtgaacaatttaaatcaataacttATAAAACTTGTAAAACTTGTAAAACTTCTAAAACTCCAATtaaattagataatttacgatttttaattaatcaaacaGTTGggaatataattattattggaaagaataaaaataacaacaagaattttgattatgcatggaattattattttgccAAAagattaaatcaattacaattgaatggtattacaagaataaatgctattaatgataatcatcaattaataataattaaacaaGAATGGGAAAATATGacacaagaagaaaaatcaaaaattgatatagaatatgaaaatttattattatcaggtaaagattatttaaatGGAGAAATAGTTACCATtaagaagaaattatcatcaatgatgatgatgatgatgatgaagaagaagaataataatcaagGTATAAacttaattgatgaaatatttgGACAAGATTTAGTTATTCcatcaaaatcaagaagAGGACCAGGTGGATATAAAGTGAAAACTTCAATACCAgtattaattgatcaaaaatCAGGTAAAGGGatattattagataaaaTAGATTTAGTATATGcttataattattattttggattgaaattaaacaagttgaaattgggtaatgattatgattGTGAAGGTAACCTTAATCGTAATCATCATACTGTGGATAATATTtctcaaattgaaaatcaatgGATTTTAATGCTggaaaaagataaattgaaatataaatCCGATTatgaatcattattacGTGATGGGAAAGATATGTTACATGGAGAAATAGTTTCATTATGGGAGAAATTTTCTGCTAATAAAACTATAtcatcaaagaaaataagTGGTCAAGGATTGAAAAGGGCATTATTCcccaaatcaaatattgattttaccgtgaaattgatatcaaatgatgatgatattaataaagGAATTGATAAGAAATTTGTATTATTTGGAGAATTGagtgataataaattatatcaatattataaatatcatAGATTACAAGAAGAAAGTATTACTAATATGGAAAATCATTTACAAACTTTACAAGCAATTAAATCTGAATGGGATGAAATGAATGAACAAgataaacaagaaatacGAAAAGCttatgaattattattaatatcaggtaaagatattaaaaataatgaattaattgatattgatattgttaGTTAA
- a CDS encoding peroxisomal membrane protein, putative (Similar to S. cerevisiae PEX11;~In S. cerevisiae: peroxisomal membrane protein required for peroxisome proliferation and medium-chain fatty acid oxidation, most abundant protein in the peroxisomal membrane), producing MVADTLIYHPTLSKLIKFWDSTPKREKTFRLLSYLSRFLGYYAYKKGYSKETIELWSNLKGHFTFIRKAMRFFKPINHLQLASKAYDNKLMDPILQFTTIIRNLGYAGYLTIDAIVFFKLLGIIDKKKYPNLGKYASRFWLIGLISGLINSLRIIYSLNSYENNIEKQGEEINEKEKQVDINAINQKLYQAKRKLIWDSLDTFIALNSLDILHFTEGDVGLAGVITSLLGLQDLWKAT from the coding sequence ATGGTTGCTGATacattaatttatcatcCTACATTAagtaaattaattaaattttggGATTCTACTCCTAAAAGAGAGAAAACTTTTAGattattatcatatttatcaagattTCTTGGTTATTATGCTTATAAAAAAGGTTATTCTAAAGAAACCATTGAATTATGGAGTAATTTAAAAGGTCATTTCACATTTATTAGAAAAGCCATGAGATTTTTTAAACCAATTAATCATTTACAATTAGCTTCTAAAGCttatgataataaattaatggaTCCAATTTTACAATTCACTACtattattagaaatttAGGTTATGCTGGTTATTTAACTATTGATGCCATtgtatttttcaaattattaggaattattgataaaaaaaaatatcctAATTTAGGGAAATATGCTTCAAGATTTTGGTTAATTGGTTTAATTTCTGggttaataaattctttaagaattatttatagTTTGAATTCttatgaaaataatattgaaaaacaaggtgaagaaattaatgaaaaggaaaaacaagttgatattaatgctattaatcaaaaattatatcaagctaaaagaaaattgatttggGATTCATTAGATACTTTTATTGCATTGAATTCTTTAGATATTTTACATTTCACTGAAGGTGATGTTGGTTTAGCTGGGGTTATAACTTCATTATTAGGTTTACAAGATTTATGGAAAGCTACTTGA
- a CDS encoding conserved hypothetical protein (possibly Candida-specific) codes for MTIDQLIESKWYESYESYSINHNLPIDNTIKPSFSSTPQQQQQQQTTPEIDLNNDIPNIIQLINNQSNVEELSTELTNVLLKYYWAGFDIGYECSNPNKNSTNSSSS; via the coding sequence ATGACAATTGATCAGTTGATTGAATCAAAGTGGTATGAATCATATGAATCTTATAGTATTAATCATAATTTACCAATAGATAATACTATTAAAccttcattttcatcaacaccccaacaacaacaacaacaacaaaccaCTCCAGAAATAGACttgaataatgatattCCAAATATAATCCAACTAATTAATAACCAATCAAATGTAGAAGAATTATCTACAGAATTAACCAATGTTCTActaaaatattattggGCAGGATTTGATATTGGTTATGAATGTTCTAACCCCAATAAGAATAGCACtaatagtagtagcagTTAA
- a CDS encoding nucleolar ribosome biogenesis protein, putative (Similar to S. cerevisiae NOP8), which yields MTNDSPIKDLRIYIGNISPKLKENESSLLTRIAKYGTIKSSLEFHTKPLQLHYFAYITISTTDSNFNNLKKSLNGILFMGMKLIISLAKPNYLQRWKKSNSKSKSKSKSKSKNNNFKQLEQLRRDKIVESRLEKIQEYKTNYPINNFTSNLITSYNAGFNQSEISLSEHTLNNSSGNTKNPPPKQRLIGSKSYGALTKPKKFNENRFLYRSGKGIIIRGVHRKTPRSNLKLKQQTLRILINGELKTFKNYKTKLWGFEKNKTIRDLTWRFINGEWRSGDDHIIEKVTCGISGEQAKNYGKDNPIIDEDKHNGSDSASASASASASNNREEIDKNKSILASMFDSYDFDKPIELAVTGNDATTNAAAVAAEESESEIEIDSKGRKKAKHYDYEIEGKISEDEYEDVEQFNKIDIQSANQIIENYKQSSNIVPIKETYYDEDDEGNEIELDEFNNKYTTEAIKNKYDKDHKEEEEEEEEEEEEFIPTFGGAHKTNVNNTETLRALFNPTTIETIQPTSSTENSTSFKLGLQDDDEDIDTDKQLDNIKQQELYKTLQQQQRQKQEQEQQQQEEINNQQKFGLFWCHFDSPFLSTQSQFSKLGLTGGGGSGGGNNGKIKLPGEEQDEQPKEDNDEEESLYEKWFWSMRGEISRECKRRKRDLLRTIRKKNKKN from the coding sequence atGACTAACGACTCACCAATAAAGGATCTTAGAATATATATTGGGAATATATCTCCTAAActtaaagaaaatgaacTGAGTTTACTCACAAGAATAGCTAAATATGGAACcatcaaatcatcattagaaTTTCATACTAAACCTTTACAATTACATTATTTTGCTTATATAACTATATCTACTACTGAttctaattttaataatttaaagaaatcattaaatggaattttatttatggggatgaaattaattatttctttaGCTAAACCCAATTATTTACAAAGATggaagaaatcaaattccaaatccaaatccaaatcaaaatcaaaatcaaaaaataataattttaaacaattggaacAATTACGTCGagataaaattgttgaatctCGATTAGaaaaaattcaagaatataaaacaaattatcctattaataatttcactTCAAATTTAATCACTTCATATAATGCTGGATTTAATCAATCAGAAATTTCTCTTCTGGAACATACATTAAATAATAGTTCTGGTAATACCAAAAATCCTCCACCAAAACAACGATTAATTGGATCAAAATCATATGGAGCATTAACTAAACCgaaaaaattcaatgaaAATCGATTTTTATATCGATCAGGTAAAGGTATAATTATAAGAGGAGTTCATCGTAAAACTCCAAGActgaatttaaaattaaaacaacaaactttaagaattttaattaatggagaattgaaaacatttaaaaattataaaacaaaattatgggggtttgaaaaaaataaaaccatAAGAGATTTAACTTGGAGATTTATTAATGGTGAATGGAGATCAGGTGATGATcatataattgaaaaagttaCATGTGGAATATCTGGAGAACAAGCAAAAAATTATGGTAAAGATAATCCTATAATAGATGAAGATAAACACAATGGTAGTGATAGTGCCAGTGCCAGTGCCAGTGCTAGTGCTAGTAATAATAGggaagaaattgataaaaataaatctatATTGGCATCAATGTTTGATTCGTACGATTTTGATAAACCAATAGAATTAGCAGTAACTGGAAATGATGCTACTACTAATGCAGCAGCAGTAGCAGCAGAAGAAAGTGAAagtgaaattgaaatagATTCTAAAGGTAGAAAGAAAGCAAAACATTACgattatgaaattgaagGGAAAATATCTGAAGATGAATATGAAGATGTTGAACagtttaataaaattgatattcaaTCTGctaatcaaattattgaaaattataaacaatcatcaaatattgTTCCTATTAAAGAAACATattatgatgaagatgatgaaggtaatgaaattgaattagatgaatttaacaacaaatatACTACTGAAGcaattaaaaacaaatatgaTAAAGATCAtaaagaagaggaagaggaagaggaagaggaagaagaggaaTTTATTCCAACTTTTGGTGGTGCTCATAAAACCAATGTTAATAATACTGAAACTTTAAGAGCATTATTTAACCCAACCACAATTGAAACTATACAAccaacatcatcaacagAAAATAGTACATCATTTAAACTTGGTTTacaagatgatgatgaagatattgatacagataaacaattggataatattaaacaacaagaattataCAAAacattacaacaacaacaacgtcaaaaacaagaacaagaacaacagcaacaagaagaaatcaataatcaacaaaaatttggtttattttggTGTCATTTTGATTCACCATTTTTATCTACTCAATCACAATTTAGTAAATTAGGATTaactggtggtggtggtagtggtggtggtaataatgggaaaataaaattaccTGGCGAAGAACAAGACGAACAACCAAAagaagataatgatgaGGAAGAATCATTATATGAAAAATGGTTTTGGAGTATGAGAGGAGAGATTTCTCGGGAATGTAAACGTCGTAAACGTGATTTATTAAGAACTATCCGtaaaaagaacaagaaaaattga
- a CDS encoding Dol-P-Man-dependent alpha(1-3)-mannosyltransferase, putative (Similar to S. cerevisiae ALG3;~In S. cerevisiae: involved in the synthesis of dolichol-linked oligosaccharide donor for N-linked glycosylation of proteins), which yields MAIIQESSKEVDNTSEKHPNNKVVDVTNEKVPPELPELTLSNVLDDIKQGIIAFLINPKVTIIVYPIIICLSSIITKLVINKIPYTEIDFITYMQQIELINNKGIIKYSEIKGDSGPIVYPGGFVQIYQFIQWLISSSTTENGGGGELVLSFDIREAQYIFSYLFTISIIFNCLIYINLINIPPWTIYLFLLSKRLISIYVLRLFNDCWTTLSILGVILILQQAAAATTSTTENWLRYLLVLLAGDLYSIAISIKMNALLYFPGFIIIIYFLLDENLMKSISVLIVMIFIQIIMGWQFLLPLEIFNKNDEIKKMASIIRWDYINNAFNFKRKFLYEWTINWKFLSIEIFSSNGFAKLLLLLHGFILLIFIFTRFLNSRIIGGKSITNLIYQILFSSPFSSHHHQNSNLIKNPQSGPQLIFIIMSITNLIGVLFSRSLHYQFLSWYAWSLPGLLYLNFPIYLALPIWFIHEWCWNVFPSNSISSSILVGILSLIIGATWWNFDYWFPPTINSLSTTSNETNINKNKQE from the coding sequence ATGGCAATTATACAAGAATCATCCAAAGAAGTAGATAATACTTCAGAAAAACACCCAAACAataaagttgttgatgttaCCAATGAAAAAGTGCCCCCTGAATTACCTGAATTaacattatcaaatgtATTAGATGACATTAAACAAGGTATAATTGCTTTTCTTATAAATCCAAAAGTTACCATTATTGTTTATCCAATAATTATATGTTTAAGTTCAATAATTACTAAACTTgtaattaataaaatcccTTATacagaaattgattttattactTATATgcaacaaattgaattaattaataataaaggGATAATTAAATATAGTGAAATTAAAGGAGATTCAGGACCAATTGTATATCCTGGAGGTTTTgttcaaatttatcaatttattcaatgGCTTATTAGCAGTAGCACTACTGaaaatggtggtggtggtgagtTGGTGTTGTCTTTTGATATTAGAGAAGCACAATATATTTTCAGTTATTTATTTACCATTAgtataattttcaattgtttgatttatattaatttaattaatattccACCATGgacaatatatttattcttATTGAGTAAACGATTGATATCAATTTATGTTTTACgattatttaatgattgttGGACAACATTATCTATTTTAGGAGTGATTTTAATATTACAAcaagcagcagcagcaactaCTTCCACTACCGAAAATTGGTTAAGATAtttattggtattattGGCAGGAGATTTATATAGTATTGCCATATCGATAAAAATGAATGCATTATTATATTTCCCTggattcattattattatttattttttattggatgaaaatttaatgaaatcaattagTGTATTAATAGTAATGATTTTTATACAAATTATTATGGGATGGcaatttttattaccattagaaattttcaataaaaatgatgaaattaaaaaaatggcatcaattattagatgggattatattaataatgcttttaattttaaaagaaaattcttATATGAATGGACaataaattggaaatttttatcaattgaaatattttcatcaaatggttttgctaaattattattattattacatggatttattcttttaatatttatattcacaagatttttaaattctcgtattattggtggtaaatcaattacaaatttaatttatcaaattttattttcatcacCATTTTCTTCTCACCACCatcaaaattcaaatttaattaaaaatccTCAATCTGGTCCACAATTAATATTCATTATAATGTCAATTACCAATTTAATTGgtgttttattttcaagATCTTtacattatcaatttttaagTTGGTATGCTTGGTCATTACCAggattattatatttaaatttcCCAATTTATTTAGCTTTACCAATTTGGTTTATTCATGAATGGTGTTGGAATGTTTTCCCAAGTAATTCAATTAGTTCAAGTATATTAGTTGGtattttatcattaattattggTGCAACTTGGTGgaattttgattattggtTCCCAccaacaattaattcattatctACTACATCTAATGAAaccaatatcaataaaaacaaacaagaataa
- the FLO8 gene encoding regulator of hyphal gene expression, putative: protein MNHKQVLPENEPTSTTTTTATPSSSNLMVPNTTKQVLNSLILDFLVKHQFQDTAKAFSKESPNLPSIPPLMDCSQGFLLEWWQVFFDLFQVRYGDGNSNNNPNNKLYHDYLRIQEAQKHILTQFPLVQQQQQQQHFQQQQGQQGQGQGQPFQQRGIGVAASGMQNQQHQFPPQHQGQPQGPGQTPQPPGSATSANFPINMPPNQNPQQQMFPMNQQFAQMPNGQNQPSIEQQQRMAMMMKQQAIAAQRQQIPMNGLDPQQQQQMMNAVGGGPNNLNLQQQLFLQQQQQQQQQQQQQPKTTFQQQAQNQMNNLRQQAALVAQQQQQQQQQNQLQNNLVSAMGDSSSKNNSPVGTRSNQQPTPQQNAAPAPSPHPHPSQQGQTQAQHNFQNQQQQQKHMNKSVGSQGMKKNGQMSNGNSSNSSGRNNNALRDYQNQLMLLERQNKERLEFARNSVNSDPNPLTNGMMFAGQNQNQNQNQYSNQLPPNQQQPTPATFHPPPPPPTSATIANGSQGQGQFNQKPSPATSNNSPALGNKSSPAMSNKKSKKESTNKKSKKGNSNASIAGSNKASGQTTPIISQPPSAGTEQKQPQPADQMRQLQDKQQQQRPGSNTPSMGKKDFQPLTPRSEPISGETTKKKRKSGKLNDNNENSNGNSPKKQPKINSNSKNLDPIIKEEDNGVLSMKKESSTSLQDQDLDLNPPMAPTQATSMSNTFNNDPFDVHLLDTTQQQQQHHHHHHQNNDDNNSDRNHHLSNGSNNLSVSGGSGIGVNNSVFGDSTHGFDINFNIDSLDDIWTTTGPGGDITGTGSGSGGGTGGTDDDNFMGMNWAADPIENGD from the coding sequence ATGAATCATAAACAAGTACTACCAGAGAATGAACCgacatcaacaacaacaacaacagcaactcCTTCATCATCCAATCTTATGGTTCCCAACACAACTAAACAAGTTTTGAATTCGTtaattttggattttttggttaaacatcaatttcaagatACTGCAAAAGCATTTTCTAAAGAAAGTCCTAATTTACCATCAATTCCTCCCTTGATGGATTGTTCTCAAGGATTTTTATTAGAATGGTGGCaagttttctttgatttatttcaaGTCAGATATGGAGATGGTAATAGTAACAATAACCCTAACAATAAACTTTATCATGATTATCTTCGAATTCAAGAAGCTCAAAAACATATTTTGACTCAATTTCCACTTGtgcagcagcaacaacaacaacaacattttcaacaacaacagggACAGCAAGGACAAGGACAAGGACAGCCTTTCCAACAAAGAGGAATTGGTGTTGCTGCTAGTGGTATGcaaaaccaacaacatcaattcCCACCACAGCATCAAGGTCAACCTCAAGGACCCGGACAAACCCCTCAACCTCCAGGTTCAGCAACTAGTGCTAATTTCCCTATCAATATGCcaccaaatcaaaatccacaacaacaaatgttCCCTATGAACCAACAATTTGCGCAAATGCCAAATGGTCAAAATCAGCCTTcaattgaacaacaacaaagaatggcaatgatgatgaaacaaCAAGCAATAGCAGCACAAAGACAACAAATCCCTATGAATGGTTTAGAtcctcaacaacaacaacaaatgatGAATGCTGTGGGTGGTGGGcctaataatttgaatttgcaacaacaactatttttgcaacaacaacaacaacaacaacaacagcaacagcaacaacctAAAACCACTTTCCAACAACAAGcacaaaatcaaatgaacAATTTGCGTCAACAAGCAGCATTGGTTGCtcagcagcaacaacagcagcaacaacagaatCAATTGCAAAACAATTTAGTATCAGCAATGGGTGATTCATCTCTGAAGAATAATTCTCCAGTTGGTACAAgatcaaatcaacaaccaaCTCCACAACAAAATGCTGCACCTGCCCCACTGCCACATCCACATCCTTCGCAGCAAGGTCAGACCCAAGCTCAACACAATTTCCAgaatcaacaacagcaacagaaACATATGAATAAACTGGTTGGATCTCAAggaatgaaaaagaatggTCAAATGTCGAATGgtaatagtagtaatagtagtgGCAGAAACAATAATGCTCTACGAGATTATCAGAATCAATTAATGTTATTAGAAAGACAAAATAAAGAGAGATTAGAATTTGCTAGAAACTCTGTTAATTCCGATCCTAATCCATTGACTAATGGAATGATGTTTGCTGgtcaaaatcaaaatcaaaatcaaaatcaatattccAATCAACTTCCTCCTAATCAACAGCAACCAACACCAGCAACTTTCCATCCGccgccaccaccaccaacatcAGCAACAATTGCCAATGGATCTCAAGGACAAGGACAATTCAATCAAAAGCCCTCACCGGCAACATCTAACAATTCACCTGCATTAGGTAATAAGTCATCACCAGCAATGAGTAATaagaaatcaaagaaagaatCTACTAATAAAAAGAGTAAAAAGGGCAATTCAAATGCTTCTATAGCAGGAAGTAATAAAGCATCTGGACAAACAACCCCAATCATATCACAACCTCCTAGTGCTGGCACGGAGCAAAAGCAACCACAACCGGCAGATCAAATGCGTCAATTACAAGAcaagcaacaacagcaacgTCCAGGTTCTAATACTCCAAGTATGGGTAAGAAAGATTTCCAACCATTGACACCTCGTTCTGAACCAATTAGTGGTGAAACCACTAAAAAGAAGCGTAAATCAGGtaaattgaatgataataatgaaaatagtAATGGTAATTCACCAAAGAAACAACCTAAAATTAATAGTAATTCTAAGAACTTGGATCCTATaatcaaagaagaagataatgGAGTATTATCTATGAAAAAAGAGTCTTCAACTTCATTACAAGATCAAGATCTAGATTTGAATCCACCGATGGCACCAACTCAAGCCACTTCTATGTCCAATACATTTAACAATGATCCATTTGATGTTCATTTATTAGATACtacacaacaacaacaacaacatcaccaccatcaccaccaaaacAATGACGACAACAATAGTGATCgtaatcatcatctttcAAATGGTAGTAATAATCTTAGTGTAAGTGGTGGTTCAGGAATTGGTGTCAATAATCTGGTATTTGGTGATTCGACTCATggatttgatattaattttaatattgatagtCTTGATGATATTTGGACAACTACTGGACCAGGTGGAGATATTACTGGCACTGGTTCAGGTTCAGGTGGTGGTACTGGTGGtactgatgatgataatttcaTGGGAATGAATTGGGCTGCAGatccaattgaaaatggagATTAA